From the Endozoicomonas sp. Mp262 genome, the window CAATTTGTACGTCATCTATTAAATATAAATAACAAATGCCTTAATTGGTACATGGATTTGATGATTATGCCAGATAGCATTACAGAGGGACTTTATCTTCTTGGGATGGGAATGGGTGTTGTCTTTTTATTTTTGACATTGCTGGTTATTTTAACCGGACTGATGTCAAAAATGGTCGGTTATTTCTATCCTGAGCCTGCCGCTAATACCGGGAAAGTTAATAAGGATGCTGATAATGAAGTCATAGTGGCCATTAGTGCAGCCATTCATCAGCACCGCAAGCTAAAAAAATAACAAAAACAAATGGAGCTACACGCTATATGTCAG encodes:
- a CDS encoding OadG family transporter subunit, translated to MIMPDSITEGLYLLGMGMGVVFLFLTLLVILTGLMSKMVGYFYPEPAANTGKVNKDADNEVIVAISAAIHQHRKLKK